The window GGACCTCTCTTGGTTCTGCAGGCACCAGGCCAACCTCAGCCTTGATGTGGAGTTTCTCCTGCGTGGTGTGTCAGAGTTGGATTTGGTGACAGGGGGTGTACCCTCCATCTTGCTGGTGCATGGTGTACTGTCCTTCCCGCTCTGCCTGGACAGCTCGCACCGCTGCTTCTTAGCTGCGGCACGCTACGGCCGAGGCCGTGTTGTGGTGGCAACCCATGAGAGCCAGCTGTTCTCCCCAAAGCTGGCCAGGTTCCTACTCAATGCTGTCTGCTGGCTGGATGCTGGGAAAAaggggctggtgggggtggATGCCAGCCTGAAGAAACTGTGTAGCCTCCTCTCTCAGGAAGAGGTGAAGTCACAGGTGTCACAGCTGACAGGTGACCTGAGTGTGTACTGCTGCTCTTCTTACAGCGACAGAGATGCGGAGAGGGTTCACGCTTTTGTGGCAGAGGGAGGTGGGTTACTGATTGGAGGCCAGGCCTGGTACTGGGCTTCCCAGAATCATGGcaaagctgctgtggcagaaTATCCTGGCAACAAAATCCTGAACCGTTTTGGGCTGAGCATCCTGGGGCAGAGCGTCAAGGCAGCTAAGCACCCGGCGGTGGGCTCTGGGGAGCACTACCACTTCCGCAAGGCGCTGGCTCTTTTCAACAGACATGTAGAGAAGCATGAGGAGCTCAAGGCCCCCTTGAAGGACTGGCTGCAAAGGCTAGCACAAGactgtgctgcctttctgcacatcccagcccatgacTGCCCTGCATATGCCTCGCTCCACCGCATCCTGACCAAAGTGCTTCAGAGAAGTGGGATCCCACATGTCAGCAGGCAATGCCCTGTCAAGAGCAACTCCAAAGAAGCAGTCCTTCTCTGCATGGCGACCGAGCTGTCCCTCACCATGACGGACAGTGCAGCCCTAGTGCAGAAATCTGCTGCTGGGGTCTGCACCCTCCCTGTCACTGTGGAAATTGATGGCACAAACCCAGGTGAGGAGCCTATCCCCCTTCCTCTTGAGGCATCCTGTTGCTGGGATCGGTGGGGCGCCTGTCCTCAGTGTGCGTGTGTCTGCGTGTGCCTGAACATGGGCACAGGCACTTTGGGGAGAAGAACCACCTAACAAGTGCCTCAGGGTTCTCGCACAGCACAGTGGCTTtgcaagaaagcaagaaagcttCCTTGAGAAACTCTGGGCTCTACACTGCAAATTGTTGTTGGCATAGTTGTGCTGATGCAGCCGTCTATGGGCCATCCTGTGAAGGGGTAGGAGTTAGGAACAAAATGTTTATCTAGATAATTTCAGCCTGAGTTGTAGCACGGTCTCACAACTTGTGTCAGCACACTTGATGGAGTGAAGGTCTGGTTTTAGGGGTGATAAAAACAAGAGGCTGAAAGCATGGTGGGAACTTCTTGGGCTGACACCGCCACTGAAGCCGAAGTACTTGGTAATTACACCCTGAATGATTTGTCTAAGCTTAGGCCTTGTATCTCTACAACCTCGCTGAGATTCCGGCTTACAGCTGATTAGGTTAAATTTCACTGGTAAAGTATTATCCCCTGGACAggttaatctttttttttgtattagaATATGATTGAGAGGAGTTGTTTCCAAACTGTTCTAATGAGATAAAGGAGACTTTGCTGGAGTGGCAATGTCCGAGTGCAGAGGATATGCAGAGAGAAAAGTTGTGGAATAACTGCTCACTGGTTTTAACACTACTGAGTcaggacaaaaaggaaaaattgttaGGGTTGGCTGAACTGAATGCCAATTGGATTGAACATAGTATTTTGTTTGACCAGAAATACTCAGAATTTGTGTCATTTGATATGAGCAGAAAAGAACGAAATGCCAGCAAACTCTGAACACCATTTCAAAACTGCCTTTGGTGTAAATTCAGCAAAACTGAGTTGAATTGGTGAAACACTGTGATATAGtctaatttgcatttttccttggATTAGGTTTTGCTTGACAAAACTGGCCCCACCTTCTTAGAGGACAGGAGAGGTTGTAAGTTGGGTGCTATATGACAGTTGAACCCTTTTTAGGACTTTTACTGTTTGTGTTGAAATATGCTTGAGTAAACTTTATGTCAGAACTATGTAGTGGATTTTGCCCAATTGGTGCAGTAGAGATGGATCAGTTTTGCACTGTGTATTGCAAGCATTTACAGATATCTAAGGAGAGGAGACTTGCATTTCCGTGGCAAGACCGTCTAGAAACATGCTGAATTGTAGTAGTATGGTGGAGTAGCCATTTTACAGTTACACCTAGCACAGGACATTCCTTTTAGACTTTCTCATAACTTCACTCAGCTAGAAACGGGAATTCCTGTGGGACCCAGCTTGTGCCAGACCAGTCAGTAAGGAAAAATGCAATGTCACTGTCAGTCTATTATTTAGGAAATGGATTATGATCATTGCAACTTCAACCATGTTTAATGCCACCACAGTATGCACCCCTTATGAGGGCTTTAATGTAAGAAGATCTGAGTGGAGAAGGTATGGGGGGGgtggtttctctttttttcttcttgtttttaaaagatactaGTAAACACATTTAAGCTTGGCCTTTCCAGAAGTTCAGATTTGGGTGGGTTTGCTTGCTAATGGTGTGTTGATTTGTTCACGCTGCTACCCTATTgctttaaaactatttctgaCAGGTTGGGTAAAACACGAGACAGTTCTGTGAGTGTAgagcaagggaagagaaaagaatgGAAGATTCTTCTGTTGCAGCTTGAAATCTCCAGAATCCATAACATCAGGCCAAAGAAGTGCTTGCTTGTTTAGGTCTGTGTTCTCTTACCTTCTAGGTAAGACAGCCTGGAGGAGTACAGGACTCTACCTACCTGAAGGGCATACAGCAGTTATAACATTCCCATGCCTGGCAGTCGGTGCTGGTCTGAAGGTAAGCTGTCTCTAGTTTGGCTTGTGTTTACACTGATGTATTTGTCAGGTGGGCACTCCAAAATAGCACGGAGAAGGTTTTTCTCCTTactggttttgctgccttttcagTCCTTTCCTACTGCTGCCATCCTGTGGCATTTCCATGTATTCTCATAATTTTTCACCTTGTTTCCCACTCTCTTCTGCATTCCTCGGATTTCTGTTTGCTGGTGGGATAATTCAGTGTGGCTGCTGCCTGAAGGCAGCTCTGTTTGTTATTGTGCAGAGAGAAGTGATTAAGGTGATTTTCAGGCCCAAGATAACTATTTGGGCCCTTCTTTGCACCAAACTTAGTTCTCTATCTGCAGATCTCTCATACGGTACTTTCACAGTGCTGTCACTATTGCTCATGTAGATGTATCCCGATCAGATATAAACAGGTTACTTGGGATCCTGTTCTCTGTGAAGCAGATAAATGCTTACctgcttgaatatttttttgcagtgagCTCCCTGCGGTTGAAATGCTGAGTTAACTCAGGTGTTACTGTCTGAtcctgcagccacaggctgTCTGTTTTACTGTATGAGGACCAAGAAAGAGGCACAATAAAAGAAGCCAGCAGTGATCACATCTATCCAACTCGTATGTTATAGGATGTGACTTTGATGGTGGTGAAAGAGTGATCAATCCAAGTAAAGAATTCACTGCTGTACCccgagctgctgctgaaggatgTAGTTAAGCCAGTAATAATGGGAGTATAGCTGTAAGACTGTCTGAGACAGGAATAGCACTGAACTTCACCagctttttttcactgtatttacTGCTTCTGGTCACCACAGGCTGAAAACTTGAACTAGGCTGGAGTCAGAGGGCTGCTTCTGTGTTCTTGCCCTGCAGggacagtgctgcagcagacaCAACTCAGGGAGTTGCAGTCAGTCTGCCAGATCACACTTGGAGCCCTTTGACCAGCTGTTCCTACCCTTCTCTTTGCCAGGTGCAGATTGGGTGTCACACGGATGACCTCTCTCATGCCACAGAGCTGAAACGGGCCCCAGTGGTAATACGCACCTGTGATATTGCCTGCCAGAAACAGTCTGTTTCCTGCCTCTGGGGTGGCCTCATTTACATCGTCGTACCAGCAAAGAGCATCCTGGGGAAAGTGCCCATCACGGTAGAAGGGGCAGTCAGAGCTCCTTTCTTCAAGCTTGGTAGGTTTGTTTACCTTGGTGCCTTTCTCCTTAGTGCTGCTCACAGATGCTCTGTCCCTGTGACTGAAAGATGGTCCTGTGCTTAGGAACATCTTAGAAATGCCTGGATTTAGGAATACCTAGATTTAGTTTCCTTACTTTGTTGTCCTCTGGGGATTCCAGGTAAGTCAGTTAGTCACTCTGCGCCTGCTACATGGCAGGAGGTTGGTGAAGAAGTTGTCACAAAATGGGCAGGGTTTGTCCAAGCCGACATTTCTTGGAGGTTGGGGTTGTAATTTCTGATGGAAACCGTTGCATTGGAGGGAGACAGGCCGACCTCTGAAATGACAAAGCCTGCCTTGCGCTCTGCATGCTTTACTGTGCCCCCATATGTCCATCTCTAGTCCCTACAGTAAATCTGAATTTTCCATGTTTCCAtcagtttctcttctcttcctctatgcaatttcttcctgctcttctggcaaagtaaacaaaaccagtgtTGTTATATGAAACAACAAATCTGcgctggaaaagaaaaaaggagatcATCAAGGCCTGCTGGAGAAACCTGATGTGGATCTGTTCTTGCTATGCTACCCATCTGGTATATGCCAgctcttttctgtctgtttctcATCCATTAAAGAGCCTGAGGAGACTTACAAGCAGAGGATGAGGATTAACTAGTTAACAGCCATCACCCCCAGTCATGCAACTACTACATACTGTTTTTCAAGAATTTCATGACTGTGGTCTCTTTTTCCAGCTTGCCCTCTGGGAGCATGCTCAAAAGTCATAGCTGTGCTTAACTGACTTTCTGTGGTGTTGATGTAGGGGAGACGTGTGAAAACCAGTGGAAGGACTGTATCCGGCACTACCCTGCTCCCTGGGCAGAACTGGCTGTTGAGAATCTCATCCTGACGGTGCCATCTGACAACATCCGCCACATGAAGAACCCACAGCCACTGCTGACCCTGTGGAATGAGATCATGGTGGCGATAAGCAAATTGGCAGCCATACCAACAAAATTCCCAAGGCCAGAGAGGATTGTAACAGATGTCCAGATCTCGTGTGGTAGGTACATTGCCATATGGCCTTCTCAAGGGCTGAGAGACAAGTGGCCTCTAGCAGCAACGTCTGTTCCTTCAAGGTTATTTTGCTAAAACCAGAGTGGGAACATATGTAAGGTGTTAAATGACTGTGACCCTTGCATAATTGTGAGCTACTCCATCAGGATCAAGACATGGTAGGGCTGGGCTTAAAAAATGTATTGACCCTTTCGGATGCCTCCCTGCTCTCAAAACTCTCACTCAGCTGTTCTTCTGCCTGGGTGTGTtaagaggcagagctgctgacTGCAGTGGCTTTGACTCACATGTAGTTACTCATTCTCCCTCCTGAATGCACTGCAGAGTCAGTACAGCTAGGAGACACCAACCtggtttctattttttccctgcCTCAGCCACAGGCCTGTTCTCACACATTCAGTGACAGCTGTTAAACCTGTGTGTGCCTACCTGCTGGAGATGGGCTCCACAAAGGTTATTGTGGGCAAGGCTTAGCCTAAAAAGATGTGTGCCTGAGATGATGGCAATGAGGAAGTACAACCAGTATCACTGTCAAAGCTCGTGAGATTGTAGTTTTGCAACTGATGCTCCTCCACCCCAGCTTTCCCAGTTACGAACGGAGTGCATTTGATCTAGAGTCAAATTATATGGTAAATTTGGAACTTTGCAATacaagttttgttgtttttcaaaatagaCTGATTAAATTCATCATCCAACAATGAGACGTGGGCTTGGCATGAACCCTGATGTCCTAACCCTTTGCTAAGCCACATGGAAAGAATTTGTTGCACATCTTGGGAGTGTTAATTTCTGCTGTCCTGAGCAAATGCCAGTTAAAAATAGTCTGCAGGCATAAAATTCCCTTCTGTTTTGGGTAGACTAAAtggtttcatttgcatttctgaacCAGAACTTTTTGGATACCCATGGCTGCTAAATGCATGCTTCCCTCTTTTTGAAAAAGAGGGAGCTCAAGATCTTAAATAGTTCCTGCAGGAAAGGATTTGCCATTTGTGTTCTCCCACTTGGGTAGTCTACAAGCTTAGTGTTCAGTCAGAGCCAGCTGTGTAGGCTCCCTATGTAGTGAGTGTCAAGGGCTGCTTATCCCCTGCTGCAATAGGTGTTTGAGTTCAGGGACATGACCTAGCGTGAAGTTTTGGGATCTtcaagaagaaggaaaaattaggGATGAAGACACCAAGGAGACA of the Falco cherrug isolate bFalChe1 chromosome 5, bFalChe1.pri, whole genome shotgun sequence genome contains:
- the TCAF2 gene encoding TRPM8 channel-associated factor 2 isoform X2, with the protein product MYSGAPARRRGGTRTPPVRTPPHRPPSHCGGAETRSGRPSHQGNRSLKVKGKRLTGWCSVYRSCFYKLRCHPGLCGAERQVHKGSLNRLQEVWQQYVRSLYRSDLKMKPSAAYELLVDGVGQWDFTGSFVPCELLLVGEDAYPVLMSSKKQVLIAVSQYGKGRMVVVSHEGILKDSKFSQFLRNAVEWLKPSPEALVGVHPHLDSLSQLLLRAGTAVQAGAELSPSLGVYCMDAYGSARAKDLVGFVAGGGGLLVGGQAWHWASQHGKEKVLLEFPGNQVTSVAGIYFTGNAVEKGIFKVAKKIPKIPLIVPHQANLSLDVEFLLRGVSELDLVTGGVPSILLVHGVLSFPLCLDSSHRCFLAAARYGRGRVVVATHESQLFSPKLARFLLNAVCWLDAGKKGLVGVDASLKKLCSLLSQEEVKSQVSQLTGDLSVYCCSSYSDRDAERVHAFVAEGGGLLIGGQAWYWASQNHGKAAVAEYPGNKILNRFGLSILGQSVKAAKHPAVGSGEHYHFRKALALFNRHVEKHEELKAPLKDWLQRLAQDCAAFLHIPAHDCPAYASLHRILTKVLQRSGIPHVSRQCPVKSNSKEAVLLCMATELSLTMTDSAALVQKSAAGVCTLPVTVEIDGTNPGKTAWRSTGLYLPEGHTAVITFPCLAVGAGLKVQIGCHTDDLSHATELKRAPVVIRTCDIACQKQSVSCLWGGLIYIVVPAKSILGKVPITVEGAVRAPFFKLGETCENQWKDCIRHYPAPWAELAVENLILTVPSDNIRHMKNPQPLLTLWNEIMVAISKLAAIPTKFPRPERIVTDVQISCGWMHAGYPIMGHLDSVKEMLDMKHMQTAGLWGPVHELGHNQQQQAWEFPPHTTEATCNLWSVYVHEEVLGIPRHQAHQALKSQCREARIREYLKKGAQLKNWEMWTALETYLQLQEGFGWDPFTHLFSDYQKMSTIPKDNPSKMNLWAQKFSQQYSLTRGISDGFHSSLCLSGGRC
- the TCAF2 gene encoding TRPM8 channel-associated factor 2 isoform X3, with product MYSGAPARRRGGTRTPPVRTPPHRPPSHCGGAETRSGRPSHQGNRSLKVKGKRLTGWCSVYRSCFYKLRCHPGLCGAERQVHKGSLNRLQEVWQQYVRSLYRSDLKMKPSAAYELLVDGVGQWDFTGSFVPCELLLVGEDAYPVLMSSKKQVLIAVSQYGKGRMVVVSHEGILKDSKFSQFLRNAVEWLKPSPEALVGVHPHLDSLSQLLLRAGTAVQAGAELSPSLGVYCMDAYGSARAKDLVGFVAGGGGLLVGGQAWHWASQHGKEKVLLEFPGNQVTSVAGIYFTGNAVEKGIFKVAKKIPKIPLIVPHQANLSLDVEFLLRGVSELDLVTGGVPSILLVHGVLSFPLCLDSSHRCFLAAARYGRGRVVVATHESQLFSPKLARFLLNAVCWLDAGKKGLVGVDASLKKLCSLLSQEEVKSQVSQLTGDLSVYCCSSYSDRDAERVHAFVAEGGGLLIGGQAWYWASQNHGKAAVAEYPGNKILNRFGLSILGQSVKAAKHPAVGSGEHYHFRKALALFNRHVEKHEELKAPLKDWLQRLAQDCAAFLHIPAHDCPAYASLHRILTKVLQRSGIPHVSRQCPVKSNSKEAVLLCMATELSLTMTDSAALVQKSAAGVCTLPVTVEIDGTNPGKTAWRSTGLYLPEGHTAVITFPCLAVGAGLKVQIGCHTDDLSHATELKRAPVVIRTCDIACQKQSVSCLWGGLIYIVVPAKSILGKVPITVEGAVRAPFFKLGETCENQWKDCIRHYPAPWAELAVENLILTVPSDNIRHMKNPQPLLTLWNEIMVAISKLAAIPTKFPRPERIVTDVQISCGWMHAGYPIMGHLDSVKEMLDMKHMQTAGLWGPVHELGHNQQQQAWEFPPHTTEATCNLWSVYVHEEVLGIPRHQAHQALKSQCREARIREYLKKGAQLKNWEMWTALETYLQYSLTRGISDGFHSSLCLSGGRC
- the TCAF2 gene encoding TRPM8 channel-associated factor 2 isoform X5 → MKPSAAYELLVDGVGQWDFTGSFVPCELLLVGEDAYPVLMSSKKQVLIAVSQYGKGRMVVVSHEGILKDSKFSQFLRNAVEWLKPSPEALVGVHPHLDSLSQLLLRAGTAVQAGAELSPSLGVYCMDAYGSARAKDLVGFVAGGGGLLVGGQAWHWASQHGKEKVLLEFPGNQVTSVAGIYFTGNAVEKGIFKVAKKIPKIPLIVPHQANLSLDVEFLLRGVSELDLVTGGVPSILLVHGVLSFPLCLDSSHRCFLAAARYGRGRVVVATHESQLFSPKLARFLLNAVCWLDAGKKGLVGVDASLKKLCSLLSQEEVKSQVSQLTGDLSVYCCSSYSDRDAERVHAFVAEGGGLLIGGQAWYWASQNHGKAAVAEYPGNKILNRFGLSILGQSVKAAKHPAVGSGEHYHFRKALALFNRHVEKHEELKAPLKDWLQRLAQDCAAFLHIPAHDCPAYASLHRILTKVLQRSGIPHVSRQCPVKSNSKEAVLLCMATELSLTMTDSAALVQKSAAGVCTLPVTVEIDGTNPGKTAWRSTGLYLPEGHTAVITFPCLAVGAGLKVQIGCHTDDLSHATELKRAPVVIRTCDIACQKQSVSCLWGGLIYIVVPAKSILGKVPITVEGAVRAPFFKLGETCENQWKDCIRHYPAPWAELAVENLILTVPSDNIRHMKNPQPLLTLWNEIMVAISKLAAIPTKFPRPERIVTDVQISCGWMHAGYPIMGHLDSVKEMLDMKHMQTAGLWGPVHELGHNQQQQAWEFPPHTTEATCNLWSVYVHEEVLGIPRHQAHQALKSQCREARIREYLKKGAQLKNWEMWTALETYLQLQEGFGWDPFTHLFSDYQKMSTIPKDNPSKMNLWAQKFSQQVNKNLAPFFTAWGWPIKKELSAELSSLPSWEQDPMRSYRP
- the TCAF2 gene encoding TRPM8 channel-associated factor 2 isoform X1, translated to MYSGAPARRRGGTRTPPVRTPPHRPPSHCGGAETRSGRPSHQGNRSLKVKGKRLTGWCSVYRSCFYKLRCHPGLCGAERQVHKGSLNRLQEVWQQYVRSLYRSDLKMKPSAAYELLVDGVGQWDFTGSFVPCELLLVGEDAYPVLMSSKKQVLIAVSQYGKGRMVVVSHEGILKDSKFSQFLRNAVEWLKPSPEALVGVHPHLDSLSQLLLRAGTAVQAGAELSPSLGVYCMDAYGSARAKDLVGFVAGGGGLLVGGQAWHWASQHGKEKVLLEFPGNQVTSVAGIYFTGNAVEKGIFKVAKKIPKIPLIVPHQANLSLDVEFLLRGVSELDLVTGGVPSILLVHGVLSFPLCLDSSHRCFLAAARYGRGRVVVATHESQLFSPKLARFLLNAVCWLDAGKKGLVGVDASLKKLCSLLSQEEVKSQVSQLTGDLSVYCCSSYSDRDAERVHAFVAEGGGLLIGGQAWYWASQNHGKAAVAEYPGNKILNRFGLSILGQSVKAAKHPAVGSGEHYHFRKALALFNRHVEKHEELKAPLKDWLQRLAQDCAAFLHIPAHDCPAYASLHRILTKVLQRSGIPHVSRQCPVKSNSKEAVLLCMATELSLTMTDSAALVQKSAAGVCTLPVTVEIDGTNPGKTAWRSTGLYLPEGHTAVITFPCLAVGAGLKVQIGCHTDDLSHATELKRAPVVIRTCDIACQKQSVSCLWGGLIYIVVPAKSILGKVPITVEGAVRAPFFKLGETCENQWKDCIRHYPAPWAELAVENLILTVPSDNIRHMKNPQPLLTLWNEIMVAISKLAAIPTKFPRPERIVTDVQISCGWMHAGYPIMGHLDSVKEMLDMKHMQTAGLWGPVHELGHNQQQQAWEFPPHTTEATCNLWSVYVHEEVLGIPRHQAHQALKSQCREARIREYLKKGAQLKNWEMWTALETYLQLQEGFGWDPFTHLFSDYQKMSTIPKDNPSKMNLWAQKFSQQVNKNLAPFFTAWGWPIKKELSAELSSLPSWEQDPMRSYRP
- the TCAF2 gene encoding TRPM8 channel-associated factor 2 isoform X4, giving the protein MLVFSPPDRSDLKMKPSAAYELLVDGVGQWDFTGSFVPCELLLVGEDAYPVLMSSKKQVLIAVSQYGKGRMVVVSHEGILKDSKFSQFLRNAVEWLKPSPEALVGVHPHLDSLSQLLLRAGTAVQAGAELSPSLGVYCMDAYGSARAKDLVGFVAGGGGLLVGGQAWHWASQHGKEKVLLEFPGNQVTSVAGIYFTGNAVEKGIFKVAKKIPKIPLIVPHQANLSLDVEFLLRGVSELDLVTGGVPSILLVHGVLSFPLCLDSSHRCFLAAARYGRGRVVVATHESQLFSPKLARFLLNAVCWLDAGKKGLVGVDASLKKLCSLLSQEEVKSQVSQLTGDLSVYCCSSYSDRDAERVHAFVAEGGGLLIGGQAWYWASQNHGKAAVAEYPGNKILNRFGLSILGQSVKAAKHPAVGSGEHYHFRKALALFNRHVEKHEELKAPLKDWLQRLAQDCAAFLHIPAHDCPAYASLHRILTKVLQRSGIPHVSRQCPVKSNSKEAVLLCMATELSLTMTDSAALVQKSAAGVCTLPVTVEIDGTNPGKTAWRSTGLYLPEGHTAVITFPCLAVGAGLKVQIGCHTDDLSHATELKRAPVVIRTCDIACQKQSVSCLWGGLIYIVVPAKSILGKVPITVEGAVRAPFFKLGETCENQWKDCIRHYPAPWAELAVENLILTVPSDNIRHMKNPQPLLTLWNEIMVAISKLAAIPTKFPRPERIVTDVQISCGWMHAGYPIMGHLDSVKEMLDMKHMQTAGLWGPVHELGHNQQQQAWEFPPHTTEATCNLWSVYVHEEVLGIPRHQAHQALKSQCREARIREYLKKGAQLKNWEMWTALETYLQLQEGFGWDPFTHLFSDYQKMSTIPKDNPSKMNLWAQKFSQQVNKNLAPFFTAWGWPIKKELSAELSSLPSWEQDPMRSYRP